A window of the Juglans microcarpa x Juglans regia isolate MS1-56 chromosome 5D, Jm3101_v1.0, whole genome shotgun sequence genome harbors these coding sequences:
- the LOC121264796 gene encoding uncharacterized protein LOC121264796, whose amino-acid sequence MTAVGCSTTNWYTIEINVAVEKLHNRVSMLEEVIRVVQRNMAFMVGREKGFIVIYSGTIDGAREAFLNGVHSILMEDCKSLDAGVNKLARVYIAQEMFDEMPHELSDSQAIIKFSSLRYWNYNVVSYHEKVMDGFYDVYGITSKLDTQGKMPLSVDLQAISISDNVDYEVIFVNRLVDHELQKLEKIACTVSKEYRVSKQGQILSGLIQKIATTIREYSSNYSTSSSKPIFPSRDGLQGVLSMAGLPKLHQFADAFAKSIPFSNPRTRPLHTSHAKLHQSRDEVYEVLSTLLVIYGGGKIFLGLQVLGEKKCAPQLLDFSLLNVVFKPFDKGSEHGFNIRDLFDVGDGVKYFHVKVAGLLIVATIRVNVSSSLALELLQGIACVIKDYLRTCNIWSKKAV is encoded by the exons ATGACAGCGGTTGGGTGCTCGACCACGAACTGGTATACTATCGAAATTAACGTGGCCGTTGAAAAGCTCCACAATCGAGTCTCCATGCTTGAAGAAGTGATCCGTGTTGTACAGAGGAACATGGCCTTCATGGTAGGCAGAGAGAAAGGGTTCATCGTGATTTACTCTGGCACAATTGATGGTGCTCGAGAAGCCTTTCTCAATGGGGTACATTCAATACTCATGGAAGATTGCAAGTCACTAGATGCCGGTGTGAATAAATTAGCTAGAGTATATATTGCCCAGGagatgtttgatgaaatgcctCATGAATTATCTGATAGTCAAGCCATCATCAAGTTTTCATCGCTTCGATATTGGAACTATAATGTAGTAAGTTATCATGAAAAAGTGATGGATGGGTTTTATGATGTGTATGGCATTACCTCAAAGCTGGACACACAAGGGAAGATGCCTTTGTCGGTAGATCTTCAAGCAATATCCATTTCAGATAATGTTGACTATGAAGTTATTTTCGTAAATCGTTTGGTTGATCATGAACTTCAAAAGCTTGAGAAGATAGCATGTACCGTATCCAAAGAGTATCGGGTTTCTAAACAAGGCCAAATTTTAAGTGGTTTGATTCAGAAAATTGCCACTACAATTCGTGAATATTCAAGCAATTACAGTACTTCCTCATCAAAACCAATTTTCCCTAGTAGAG ATGGTTTGCAAGGAGTGTTGTCCATGGCTGGATTACCTAAGCTTCACCAGTTTGCTGATGCATTTGCAAAATCGATTCCATTCAGTAATCCACGTACACGGCCTTTACATACTTCTCATGCTAAATTGCATCAATCTAGAGATGAGGTATATGAAGTCCTATCTACTTTGCTTGTAATCTATGGTGGAGGGAAAATATTCTTGGGTTTGCAAGTTTTAGGGGAGAAGAAATGTGCGCCTCAACTACTTGATTTTTCGCTACTTAATGTTGTTTTTAAGCCATTTGATAAAGGAAGTGAGCATGGGTTTAATATTAGAGATCTGTTTGATGTTGGGGATGGTGTTAAATACTTCCATGTCAAGGTTGCTGGATTGTTAATTGTTGCTACAATAAGAGTTAACGTGTCATCTTCTCTTGCTTTGGAACTATTACAAGGAATTGCATGTGTCATCAAAGATTACTTGAGAACTTGCAATATATGGTCAAAGAAGGCAGTTTGA